The following are encoded in a window of Rubellicoccus peritrichatus genomic DNA:
- a CDS encoding TonB-dependent receptor family protein, which produces MRTALLTALALQMGFASSYAQNNAENSNTAAQNLPELEEMQAEEAAPISETFYLPEVEGTKVYAGKKTTVAVLDQMPPIVDQDLRETFVTIPGINVTERAIPSNVSISYRGLGDPHESEDVLTMQNGIPLQSDWFGYSAVYYTPPIESVEKIEFIRGGGALLYGPQIGPVINYVTPLPRTDTDFSNTSQFIGGSAGLYSIYTAFSGTTNDLGYFADFSVKGADGKRANADYLVFSGNLTTTYPLSDDSQIRFDFTGYSSNSGEAGTLSQAQYDADRYLTTTPVNRIWIDRYFPTLTYNKEFSNDALLEVKTWGGYQDRFSRRASAGSLNTNLDRREFYFYGLDTRYRRDWVGAGSDDNTLTAGFTFYYADAPRTRERGFSTGTTGTDVFKVANSTLYGAMFAENVFRYGDFAVIPSFRLDVSSLESKEEFNTGVTRPLFDSSETAVVPLGGLGFTYDYTENNQAYLNLSTSYSPKDYGDLGNPTSNTARVADDGTAYNFQAELGTRGSPTSYLQYDASIFFMRLTDIVESQTLLNGDQLQANAGDANYFGAEAAGSFDLIGFIDEQNDTNYVDQIGSFSLFANTSLLSAEFTSGQFNGNTPSHAPAMLWKWGGIWDWKDRVRLSITGQFNSKQYWQDSNTSNGTVPDQIPAYMVWDMSAEFIVTENISILGGINNLFNANYYSRIRSNGIDPLDPRNFWLGARASF; this is translated from the coding sequence ATGCGTACTGCTCTCCTGACAGCCCTGGCTCTGCAAATGGGGTTTGCCAGCAGCTACGCTCAGAATAACGCGGAAAACAGCAATACAGCGGCTCAAAATCTACCTGAACTCGAAGAGATGCAGGCTGAAGAAGCTGCGCCAATCTCTGAAACTTTCTATTTGCCAGAAGTTGAAGGCACTAAAGTTTACGCTGGAAAAAAGACCACTGTGGCTGTGCTGGATCAGATGCCACCAATCGTAGACCAGGATCTTCGCGAGACATTTGTGACGATTCCAGGAATCAATGTCACTGAAAGGGCGATTCCATCAAATGTCAGTATTAGTTACCGCGGACTGGGAGATCCTCACGAGTCCGAAGACGTCTTGACCATGCAAAACGGTATTCCGCTACAAAGCGATTGGTTTGGCTACTCTGCGGTTTACTATACACCGCCGATCGAATCCGTAGAGAAAATCGAGTTCATCCGCGGAGGCGGTGCATTGTTATACGGCCCACAGATCGGGCCTGTCATTAACTACGTGACTCCATTACCACGGACTGACACTGATTTCTCAAATACCAGTCAATTCATAGGAGGCTCCGCAGGGCTTTACTCCATTTATACTGCTTTCAGCGGAACGACAAACGATCTGGGCTACTTTGCTGATTTCTCAGTTAAAGGCGCAGACGGAAAACGGGCGAATGCCGACTACCTCGTCTTCTCCGGTAACTTGACAACGACTTATCCGCTGAGCGATGACTCACAGATTCGTTTCGACTTCACTGGTTACTCCAGCAACAGCGGTGAAGCGGGTACTCTTAGCCAGGCCCAGTATGATGCAGATCGTTACCTAACGACTACACCAGTAAACCGCATCTGGATTGATCGCTACTTTCCTACCCTGACCTACAACAAGGAATTCAGCAATGATGCCCTGCTCGAAGTAAAAACCTGGGGTGGTTATCAGGACCGCTTCAGCCGCCGTGCCAGTGCAGGTTCACTCAACACCAATCTCGACCGCCGCGAATTCTACTTCTATGGACTCGATACACGCTATCGCCGTGACTGGGTCGGAGCAGGAAGCGACGACAATACACTGACTGCAGGCTTCACTTTCTACTACGCTGATGCACCTCGCACACGTGAACGCGGCTTCAGCACAGGAACCACTGGCACTGATGTATTCAAAGTAGCAAACAGTACTCTCTATGGCGCAATGTTCGCAGAGAATGTATTTCGTTATGGCGATTTTGCTGTCATACCTAGCTTTCGCCTGGATGTTTCTTCACTTGAATCCAAGGAGGAGTTCAACACCGGTGTGACCCGTCCTTTGTTTGATAGCAGTGAAACCGCAGTCGTTCCACTGGGCGGTCTGGGATTTACCTACGATTATACCGAGAATAATCAGGCTTACCTGAATCTCTCAACATCCTACTCACCAAAAGATTATGGTGACCTCGGAAACCCAACAAGCAACACGGCCAGAGTCGCAGACGATGGCACGGCCTATAACTTTCAGGCTGAGCTTGGAACCCGTGGCTCTCCGACTTCATATTTGCAATATGATGCCAGCATTTTCTTCATGAGGCTGACAGATATCGTCGAGAGCCAGACATTGTTGAATGGTGACCAATTACAAGCCAACGCCGGTGATGCCAATTACTTCGGTGCCGAAGCAGCGGGTAGTTTTGATCTGATTGGCTTCATTGACGAGCAAAACGATACCAATTATGTCGATCAAATTGGCAGCTTCAGCCTCTTTGCTAATACATCCCTTCTGAGTGCTGAGTTCACCAGTGGCCAGTTTAATGGCAACACTCCAAGCCATGCGCCAGCAATGCTCTGGAAATGGGGTGGAATCTGGGATTGGAAAGATCGGGTCCGCCTTTCAATCACAGGTCAGTTCAACTCCAAGCAATATTGGCAGGATTCAAATACCAGTAACGGCACCGTACCGGATCAAATTCCTGCATACATGGTGTGGGACATGAGTGCTGAATTCATTGTGACTGAGAATATTTCTATTCTAGGTGGCATTAATAACCTCTTCAACGCTAATTACTATTCCCGCATCCGTAGCAACGGGATCGATCCACTCGATCCACGTAATTTCTGGTTGGGTGCAAGAGCCTCTTTTTAG
- a CDS encoding low molecular weight protein arginine phosphatase → MVEKNLITIVCTANICRSPMAEVLMRHALQAEEEPLKSLEVASAGVSAYSGEPASVNSVRAVKSVGLDLSHHSSQSISRSMIERSFAIFGMTQSHRMTIEMQYGEKLPNLFLLRELMPEGSSIEIPDPFGQNLSAYEACRDSMVEAVPSILAWLRKNYPQTIKNS, encoded by the coding sequence ATGGTGGAAAAAAACCTGATTACCATTGTTTGTACCGCAAATATCTGCCGAAGTCCAATGGCAGAGGTGTTGATGCGGCACGCTCTCCAAGCAGAGGAGGAGCCGTTAAAATCGCTTGAAGTGGCATCTGCTGGTGTTTCCGCCTATTCCGGTGAGCCAGCTTCAGTAAATTCAGTCCGCGCCGTAAAAAGCGTTGGTCTTGATCTGAGTCACCACAGCAGTCAGTCAATCAGTCGGTCGATGATAGAGCGGTCTTTCGCTATTTTTGGGATGACTCAAAGCCATCGCATGACGATCGAAATGCAATATGGTGAAAAACTGCCAAATCTTTTTCTGCTTCGTGAGCTGATGCCAGAAGGCTCATCGATTGAAATCCCCGACCCATTCGGCCAGAATCTAAGTGCTTATGAAGCCTGCCGGGACAGTATGGTCGAAGCCGTACCATCAATTCTGGCGTGGTTGCGTAAAAATTATCCTCAAACGATCAAGAATTCGTAA
- the rseP gene encoding RIP metalloprotease RseP, which yields MSGLADLLSNTWGLILVVVFFCGAIFFHELGHFLAAKWRGLKIERFSIGFGPRLFGWKGKDGVDYRVSLLPLGGYVALPQLADMRLIEGESETPSDKLPPIGYWDKMIVAVAGPAFNVILATFLAIIVWIVGFPSSVQMQSRTIGYVFPTLTIDEDVTVLGPAAQAGLKAGDEILEIDGKEVDNWSDITKYIVTGSGRDSLDNPEVILKIRRGDEIMDVNVSPELNEINARSGKQIRAIGIYPGSPLPLGWINPNSPAEKAGLKVGDIVETANGKRVYSTPDLNDIIEPMGGKEVVLGIVRDGKTMDITVVPEVVPVTKALLQLTESNSESPAVWEFLPKYLDENAEETSLTAKANIVVFDAPISGKYHEMLPVGAVISKVNGQPVDSLETLQAALAADQGETTEIAFTRKGVEGVASLDGSFKEEIIPPTTRTLIGFSVDPGTVITYPNPVSQVRDQIEMTFLFIGSLLSPNSDVGINQLSGPVGIGRVLHTFSLQDLRLAIWFSVLLNINLAILNLMPIPVLDGGHMTIATITRIIGKAPPINVVGAIQGAVMLMLFGLMFYVMFNDSMDWLGDHEAEQNYLRDKEYQIPVNFSGKQ from the coding sequence ATGTCCGGACTCGCTGATTTACTCTCAAATACCTGGGGCTTGATCCTCGTGGTCGTCTTTTTTTGCGGGGCGATCTTTTTCCATGAGTTGGGACACTTCCTCGCGGCAAAATGGCGAGGCCTTAAAATAGAGCGTTTTTCCATTGGTTTCGGCCCAAGGTTGTTTGGCTGGAAAGGCAAAGATGGAGTCGACTATCGCGTTTCACTGCTTCCACTTGGTGGTTATGTCGCGCTCCCGCAGCTTGCAGATATGCGCTTGATTGAGGGTGAATCCGAAACACCTTCAGACAAACTACCACCAATCGGCTACTGGGACAAGATGATCGTGGCTGTGGCTGGTCCGGCGTTTAACGTCATTCTCGCCACATTTCTTGCGATCATTGTCTGGATTGTTGGTTTTCCCAGCTCAGTCCAGATGCAGTCCCGTACCATTGGCTATGTTTTTCCAACCTTGACAATTGATGAAGATGTCACCGTGTTGGGGCCAGCAGCACAGGCCGGGCTCAAAGCAGGTGATGAAATTCTGGAAATTGACGGTAAAGAAGTCGATAACTGGTCGGATATCACCAAATACATTGTTACCGGCAGTGGCCGGGACAGCCTCGATAATCCCGAAGTAATTCTTAAAATACGTCGTGGCGATGAGATCATGGATGTGAATGTCAGTCCTGAGCTCAACGAAATCAACGCACGCTCTGGTAAGCAGATACGGGCAATTGGCATCTATCCAGGCTCTCCGCTTCCACTTGGTTGGATCAATCCAAATTCTCCGGCAGAGAAAGCAGGCCTTAAAGTTGGCGATATTGTAGAAACAGCCAATGGCAAACGCGTTTACTCGACTCCGGATTTAAACGACATTATCGAACCAATGGGCGGCAAAGAGGTCGTCCTTGGAATTGTCCGAGATGGCAAGACCATGGACATTACCGTAGTTCCGGAAGTCGTCCCAGTAACAAAAGCATTGTTGCAATTAACCGAAAGCAACAGTGAATCGCCTGCTGTATGGGAATTTTTGCCAAAGTATCTGGATGAGAACGCAGAAGAAACCTCACTCACCGCCAAGGCGAATATTGTTGTTTTTGATGCTCCAATTTCAGGTAAATATCATGAAATGCTCCCAGTGGGTGCTGTAATCAGTAAAGTAAATGGTCAGCCAGTTGACTCACTTGAAACCCTCCAAGCTGCCTTGGCTGCTGACCAAGGTGAAACGACAGAAATCGCTTTCACACGTAAAGGTGTAGAAGGCGTTGCATCACTTGATGGAAGTTTCAAAGAGGAGATCATTCCGCCAACAACAAGAACCTTAATTGGTTTTTCTGTCGATCCTGGCACCGTCATCACTTACCCAAATCCAGTTTCTCAAGTTCGTGACCAAATCGAAATGACCTTCCTCTTTATTGGAAGTTTACTGAGTCCCAATTCAGACGTTGGCATCAACCAACTGAGTGGGCCGGTCGGTATTGGACGTGTGCTTCATACATTTTCCCTGCAAGACCTGAGATTGGCGATCTGGTTCTCAGTTCTTCTGAACATCAACCTTGCCATTTTGAACCTCATGCCGATCCCCGTTCTTGATGGCGGCCATATGACCATTGCCACAATCACTCGGATCATTGGAAAAGCTCCTCCAATCAATGTCGTTGGAGCGATTCAAGGCGCTGTTATGCTCATGCTTTTCGGCCTGATGTTTTATGTGATGTTCAATGACTCCATGGACTGGCTGGGAGACCATGAAGCCGAACAAAACTATTTACGTGATAAGGAGTATCAAATTCCGGTCAATTTCAGCGGCAAGCAGTAG
- the uxaC gene encoding glucuronate isomerase, protein MSFINDDFLLQNKTAVRLFHEVAKDEPIYDYHCHLPPEDVASDRRFANLFEIWLEGDHYKWRAMRTNGVSEDLCTGDADPYDKFLAWCKTVPQTLRNPLYHWSHLELVRYFGIDCLVSEDTAKDIWNTANAKLAEPEFTAKGILKQFDVRVVCTTDDPTDDLASHQAIAADPDLKTHIYPTFRPDKALKIDDHIAFGKWADLLAERADKGTELFSGFCDALKLRHDFFHSIGGRLSDHGLESCYADFCSEKEASTIYDKVRGGISVTPEEQRKFASYMMVFFGQLDAEKGWTKQLHLGAMRNNNTRLLKKAGPDIGFDSIGDYTQGQALSRYLDRLDQDDCLPKTVIYNLNPSDNYLFGTMIGNFQDGSVAGKVQFGSGWWFLDQKEAMEMQMNALSNLGLLSRFVGMLTDSRSFLSYPRHEYFRRILCNLIGQDVEAGLIPKEWDLYAPMVKNICYDNARNFFGLQVAK, encoded by the coding sequence ATGTCTTTCATCAACGACGACTTTCTCCTGCAAAATAAAACGGCTGTCCGGCTTTTTCACGAAGTCGCGAAGGATGAGCCGATTTATGATTATCATTGTCACTTACCCCCTGAGGATGTCGCATCGGATCGTCGGTTTGCCAATCTTTTTGAGATTTGGTTGGAGGGCGACCATTACAAGTGGCGTGCGATGAGGACTAATGGCGTCTCGGAAGACCTTTGTACTGGTGATGCGGATCCTTATGATAAGTTTCTGGCATGGTGTAAAACAGTGCCGCAAACTTTGCGTAATCCACTGTATCACTGGAGTCATCTTGAGCTGGTGCGCTACTTTGGGATCGACTGTCTTGTCAGCGAAGATACGGCAAAAGATATCTGGAACACTGCCAATGCAAAGCTGGCCGAGCCGGAATTTACCGCAAAGGGTATCCTCAAGCAGTTCGATGTTCGTGTCGTTTGCACGACGGATGATCCTACCGATGACCTGGCTTCCCATCAGGCAATTGCGGCAGATCCTGACTTAAAGACGCACATCTATCCCACCTTCCGGCCTGACAAGGCTTTAAAGATTGATGACCATATTGCGTTTGGCAAATGGGCTGATCTTTTAGCTGAAAGGGCTGACAAGGGGACTGAGTTATTTTCCGGTTTTTGTGATGCTTTGAAACTGCGTCATGATTTCTTTCATTCGATTGGCGGGCGCCTTTCCGATCACGGCCTGGAATCCTGTTATGCTGATTTCTGCAGTGAAAAGGAAGCATCCACCATTTATGACAAAGTACGTGGCGGAATCAGCGTGACTCCTGAAGAGCAACGCAAGTTTGCCAGTTATATGATGGTTTTCTTTGGCCAATTGGATGCAGAGAAAGGTTGGACCAAACAGCTTCACCTTGGAGCGATGCGCAATAACAACACGCGGTTGCTTAAGAAGGCTGGCCCCGATATTGGTTTTGACAGCATTGGTGACTATACTCAGGGGCAGGCTTTGAGTCGTTACCTTGATCGCTTGGATCAGGATGATTGCCTGCCTAAAACAGTGATCTACAATTTGAACCCGTCGGACAACTATCTCTTTGGTACCATGATTGGTAACTTTCAGGATGGTTCGGTTGCCGGGAAGGTTCAGTTTGGCAGTGGCTGGTGGTTCCTGGACCAGAAGGAAGCGATGGAGATGCAAATGAACGCACTTTCAAACCTTGGCTTACTCAGTCGCTTCGTTGGAATGCTTACTGATTCTCGCAGCTTCCTCAGCTATCCACGTCATGAATACTTCCGTCGTATCCTTTGCAACCTGATCGGTCAGGATGTGGAAGCCGGGCTTATCCCGAAAGAGTGGGATCTATACGCGCCGATGGTCAAAAATATCTGTTACGACAATGCTCGGAATTTCTTTGGTCTGCAAGTTGCAAAGTAA
- a CDS encoding SDR family oxidoreductase, translating into MNEYLSNLFSLEGKTAVVIGGTGELCGAMAEGLAGAGAEVVLVGRNPDKANARLQKLHRFHGKSYFEACDVASRDSLEELVEKVVNKSGKIDIVVNGAGVNSPTPFLEITEEELENILNVNFKAVFSASQVFGRYLIERGQGGSMINVGSMSGVIPLSRVFTYSATKAAVHNLSKNLAREWATQKIRVNTLVPGFFPAEQNRKVLTEERVAQIMGHTPMKRFGESSELIGATLLLASDAGSFITGTEMIVDGGYACMTI; encoded by the coding sequence ATGAACGAATACCTATCAAATCTCTTTTCACTCGAAGGAAAAACTGCAGTTGTCATTGGTGGCACTGGTGAGCTTTGCGGGGCGATGGCTGAAGGGCTGGCTGGTGCTGGTGCGGAGGTTGTTCTCGTTGGGCGCAATCCTGACAAGGCGAATGCGCGTCTTCAGAAGTTACATCGCTTTCATGGCAAGAGTTACTTTGAAGCATGTGATGTTGCTTCACGTGACAGCCTTGAAGAGCTGGTAGAGAAGGTGGTTAACAAGTCCGGCAAGATTGATATCGTTGTAAATGGTGCCGGTGTGAATAGCCCGACACCTTTTCTTGAGATAACCGAGGAGGAGCTGGAGAATATCCTCAATGTCAACTTCAAGGCGGTATTTTCGGCTTCCCAGGTTTTTGGTCGTTATCTGATCGAGCGCGGGCAGGGCGGGAGCATGATCAATGTCGGCTCGATGTCGGGCGTCATTCCGCTTTCGAGAGTTTTTACTTATTCTGCAACCAAGGCAGCTGTCCATAATCTTTCCAAGAACCTTGCTCGCGAATGGGCGACTCAGAAGATTCGCGTGAATACCCTCGTGCCTGGTTTTTTCCCGGCCGAACAAAACCGTAAGGTGCTCACCGAGGAACGTGTTGCTCAGATTATGGGTCATACTCCGATGAAGCGCTTTGGCGAATCCAGTGAATTGATTGGAGCAACTTTACTCCTCGCATCGGATGCTGGTTCATTTATCACCGGAACTGAAATGATCGTCGATGGTGGTTATGCCTGTATGACAATTTAG
- a CDS encoding GxxExxY protein, with amino-acid sequence MIHDVEHAEGLANAVIGASIEVHREVGAGLLETAYEECLSHELTLRGITHQRQVDVAINYKGHTIERAYRIDLLIGNSLIVELKAVDELLPVHTAQLLTYLRFQNKGLGLLLNFKAKTLKEGIKRVVL; translated from the coding sequence ATGATCCATGATGTCGAGCATGCTGAAGGATTAGCCAATGCTGTTATTGGTGCTTCAATTGAAGTGCATCGTGAGGTTGGGGCAGGGCTGCTTGAAACTGCTTACGAGGAATGTCTGTCTCATGAACTGACTTTGAGAGGAATTACTCATCAGCGCCAGGTGGATGTCGCAATAAATTATAAAGGGCATACTATTGAGCGTGCGTATCGTATCGATTTATTAATTGGCAACAGTCTGATAGTTGAACTGAAAGCAGTAGACGAATTGCTTCCTGTCCATACTGCACAGCTTTTAACTTATTTGCGTTTTCAGAATAAAGGCCTTGGACTTCTTTTAAACTTCAAGGCCAAAACATTAAAAGAAGGAATCAAACGGGTAGTTCTTTGA
- a CDS encoding sugar kinase: MAIEIKSAESCHYDCISLGEIMLRLDPGEGRVHTARQFTAWEGGGEYNVTRGLRRCFGLRTAVVTAFADNPVGRLVEDFILQGGVDTQFIKWTPYDGIGRTVRNGLNFTERGFGIRGAVGTPDRGNTAASQLKPGDIDWEHIFGKLGARWFHTGGIFAALGDATPDVVIEAVKIAKKHGTIVSYDLNYRPSLWESIGGHARCQEVNREIAQYVDVMIGNEEDFTACLGFEVEGVDENISEIEIDSFKSMIEQAVKTFPNFKATATTLRAVKTATVNDWSAIVWHDGGFHQSREYPELEIMDRVGGGDSFASGLIYGFLASNDPDKAVNYGAAHGALAMTTPGDTSMASLKEVEKVMGGGGARVVR, from the coding sequence ATGGCTATTGAAATCAAATCCGCTGAATCCTGCCACTACGATTGTATTTCGCTCGGCGAAATCATGCTACGTCTCGACCCGGGCGAAGGCCGCGTTCATACCGCGCGTCAATTCACTGCCTGGGAAGGTGGCGGCGAGTATAACGTAACCCGTGGCCTGCGCCGTTGCTTTGGTCTTCGCACTGCTGTGGTGACAGCTTTTGCAGATAACCCGGTAGGGCGTCTGGTTGAGGATTTTATTCTTCAAGGTGGTGTTGACACGCAGTTCATCAAATGGACTCCATACGATGGAATCGGTCGTACCGTGCGCAATGGTCTTAACTTTACTGAGCGCGGATTTGGTATTCGTGGCGCGGTTGGAACTCCGGACCGCGGAAATACCGCTGCCAGCCAACTGAAGCCTGGTGATATCGATTGGGAGCATATTTTCGGAAAGCTTGGCGCACGTTGGTTCCACACTGGTGGTATCTTTGCTGCCTTGGGTGATGCGACTCCTGATGTTGTTATCGAGGCGGTTAAAATTGCAAAGAAGCACGGCACGATCGTTTCTTATGATTTGAACTACCGTCCATCATTATGGGAATCGATTGGTGGACATGCGCGTTGCCAGGAAGTGAATCGCGAGATCGCTCAATATGTTGATGTCATGATTGGCAACGAAGAGGATTTTACGGCATGCCTTGGCTTTGAAGTAGAAGGCGTTGACGAGAATATTTCCGAGATCGAGATCGACAGCTTTAAGAGCATGATTGAGCAGGCGGTGAAGACTTTCCCGAACTTCAAAGCAACTGCGACAACATTGCGCGCGGTTAAGACTGCAACAGTCAATGACTGGAGTGCTATTGTTTGGCATGATGGTGGTTTTCATCAGTCACGTGAGTATCCAGAGCTTGAGATTATGGATCGTGTTGGTGGTGGTGACAGTTTTGCCAGTGGCCTGATCTATGGCTTCCTCGCTTCCAACGACCCCGACAAGGCTGTTAACTACGGTGCTGCTCACGGTGCACTTGCCATGACGACACCGGGTGATACTTCCATGGCTTCGCTCAAGGAAGTGGAAAAGGTCATGGGCGGCGGCGGTGCTCGTGTTGTAAGATAG
- a CDS encoding Ldh family oxidoreductase, translated as MSETFYVVPTEKHNALVAAAYLARGFDEAEAAAAAKFSAHASRHGIRTHNALKALHLDHLFGSAAGGCVPKAEIEKKENRFAAAEIWNANKKLGQATAYEAMDECIALADKHGIGQVSVDNAFHYLWGGGYVMEAASRGYIAYTNCTAALAEVVPFGGKFPTLGTNPHSWGFPTVDAVGFPVVVDWATSVIAMGRVQQLAREGSQLPPNAAVDSDGNVTTDPAKVAALTTFGAHKGYGLSLINELVGAYIGGSLPTLRSRWDQVPEEKHTPAFYFQVIHPEAMSGGDFSFGRSQSENVKAVIDDVIGHGNDGCILPGEFEARAAKKSDAAGGLLFSEAEVHGFNEIAQECGEAEWSLADFKTAE; from the coding sequence ATGTCAGAAACATTCTACGTAGTCCCCACGGAAAAGCACAACGCCCTCGTTGCTGCAGCATATTTAGCCCGTGGATTTGATGAAGCAGAGGCGGCGGCTGCTGCAAAGTTTTCCGCCCACGCATCGCGTCATGGTATCCGCACGCACAACGCGCTTAAGGCCTTGCATTTGGATCATCTCTTTGGATCGGCTGCTGGTGGTTGTGTTCCAAAGGCCGAGATTGAGAAAAAGGAAAACCGCTTTGCGGCTGCCGAGATTTGGAATGCGAACAAAAAGCTTGGCCAGGCTACGGCTTACGAGGCGATGGACGAATGTATCGCCTTAGCTGATAAGCATGGGATTGGTCAGGTTTCTGTAGATAATGCCTTCCATTATCTTTGGGGCGGTGGTTATGTGATGGAGGCTGCGTCCCGCGGTTATATCGCTTACACGAATTGTACTGCGGCTTTGGCTGAAGTTGTGCCATTCGGCGGGAAATTCCCAACTCTTGGAACGAATCCGCATTCATGGGGATTCCCTACAGTGGATGCCGTTGGGTTTCCGGTTGTCGTTGATTGGGCAACCAGTGTGATTGCGATGGGGCGTGTTCAGCAACTGGCCCGCGAGGGAAGCCAATTGCCACCGAATGCTGCTGTTGATTCCGATGGTAATGTCACAACAGATCCGGCAAAAGTTGCTGCTTTGACGACTTTTGGGGCACACAAGGGGTATGGTCTTTCACTGATCAACGAGCTTGTTGGAGCTTACATCGGCGGCAGTTTACCAACGCTTCGTTCACGCTGGGACCAAGTGCCGGAAGAGAAACACACGCCAGCTTTTTACTTTCAAGTGATTCATCCTGAAGCGATGTCAGGCGGAGATTTTTCTTTTGGGCGTAGTCAGTCCGAAAATGTCAAGGCAGTGATCGACGATGTGATTGGTCACGGAAATGATGGTTGTATCCTGCCAGGTGAATTCGAAGCACGCGCTGCAAAGAAGAGCGACGCGGCTGGTGGCCTTCTTTTTTCCGAAGCCGAAGTGCATGGTTTTAATGAGATCGCCCAGGAATGTGGAGAGGCTGAATGGAGCTTAGCTGACTTTAAGACTGCTGAATAA
- a CDS encoding phosphoglycerate dehydrogenase produces MAKILLTTTSYQDTPGPHHALLESTGAEIVRERGPLPEERMLELAGDFDAFLCGDDAITRAVLEKAQPRLKILAKYGIGVDKIDVAAATEMGIPLSFCPGVNHTTVAEHSFALMLALFRHLVDEVNFVNEGNWKRLTGHEVMGKTIGIVGLGRIGKEVAIRAKAFGMKIVGYDLYWPTEFAEEYGIEKADGLTQLFGKSDVISLHTNLTEETRDMISTASIANMKDGVIILNCARGELVNTADIAAALESGKVGGYGTDVLDEEPPPADHPLLKAPRCIVTPHIGSRTYESVERQAVMATQNLINMLKGEKPLAQVNDAPIPTAII; encoded by the coding sequence ATGGCTAAAATTCTTCTTACCACCACATCCTATCAGGATACACCCGGTCCGCATCACGCCCTCCTTGAGAGCACTGGTGCCGAGATTGTTCGCGAGCGTGGGCCGCTTCCAGAAGAGCGCATGTTGGAGCTTGCAGGTGACTTTGACGCTTTCCTTTGTGGAGATGACGCGATCACGCGTGCGGTTCTGGAAAAAGCCCAGCCGCGTCTCAAGATTCTTGCTAAGTATGGCATTGGCGTGGACAAGATCGACGTTGCGGCTGCGACCGAGATGGGCATTCCGTTGAGCTTTTGCCCCGGGGTGAATCACACCACAGTGGCCGAGCATTCATTCGCCCTTATGCTTGCGCTCTTCCGCCATCTGGTTGACGAGGTGAACTTCGTCAACGAAGGGAACTGGAAACGTTTGACCGGACACGAGGTCATGGGCAAAACGATCGGTATTGTAGGACTGGGGCGCATCGGCAAGGAAGTTGCTATTCGTGCCAAGGCTTTCGGGATGAAGATCGTTGGCTATGATCTCTATTGGCCCACTGAGTTTGCTGAAGAGTATGGTATTGAGAAAGCAGATGGTTTAACCCAACTCTTCGGGAAATCCGATGTGATCAGTCTGCACACAAACTTGACCGAAGAAACGCGTGACATGATTTCCACTGCCTCTATTGCGAACATGAAGGATGGAGTCATTATTCTGAATTGCGCGCGCGGCGAACTGGTTAATACCGCTGATATTGCAGCTGCACTTGAATCCGGTAAGGTTGGTGGCTATGGCACTGATGTGCTCGATGAAGAGCCTCCACCGGCAGATCATCCTTTGCTTAAGGCACCACGCTGCATTGTGACGCCTCACATTGGCAGCCGCACTTATGAATCAGTTGAACGTCAGGCCGTAATGGCGACACAGAATCTTATCAACATGCTGAAAGGTGAGAAGCCTCTTGCGCAGGTTAACGACGCACCAATCCCGACTGCTATTATCTAG